The window AAGGTGTAGCGGGCGCCGAGGCCCGCCTGCGCCCGCCCGGCCGGGCGCGGCGGGTAGAGTTCTTCCCGGAGGTTGCTGATGGTGTCCGACAGTTCCTTGACCGAGGTGATGTCGCGGGAAATCTCCAGGGCCCCGACGAGGTCCGGCCCGTCCCAGATGGGGACGGTGGTGTTGATGCAGTGAATGGCCGTGCCCTTTCGGGTGACATAGGTCTGCTGCTGATTGAGGATGGGCTTCCGGGTCCGCAGGACCAGGAGCAGCGTGCTGGTCTCCCGGCTGAGCGAGGGATAGACCTGCAGGAGATGCTTGCCGATGACTTCAAACTGGTCGAGGCCGTCCAGCCTGGCCGCGGCGGGGCTGTAATAAGTGGTGAACCCCTCGGTGTTGACGATGTGGATGGCCTCGTCCACCGTGGCCAGGATGGACTTCAAGACGACGCCGTCGATGCCCCTTTCGGGTGTGTCTCCCATAGACTCGCTCCTATTTTGAGCCCTTGGCCGCGTCTCCGCCGAGCCTTCCCTGCCGATGGGCGGTCAGGTAGGCGCGACAGAACCGGTCCTGCCCGAGCAGTGACCGGGTGGCGGTCAAGTAGGCCATCTGTTCAGCGTCGAGAGGGTTCAGGATGGCCCCATCGAGCCCGGCGGCCATGGCCAGGACGAGGAAGGCCGTGTTCAAGAGCTTGCGGTTAGGCAACCCGTAAGACACGTTGGACAACCCGCAGATCACGTGGACCCCGGGGAGTTGGTCCCGGATGGCCCGAATGGTGTCCAGGACGACCAGACCGTTGTCGGTGCCCGTACTGATCGGCTGGACCAGCGGATCGAGGAAGATGTCGTCCCTGGCCACCCCGGTCGAAGTCAGCTCTTCCACCAGTTGATTGGCGACTTCGAAGCGATACCCGGCGTCGACGGGGATGCCCTTGTCATCCATGCACAGACCGATGATCCTCGCCCCATACTTCGCCGGGAGGAGGCTCATCGCGGCGAACCGGTTCTTCTCCATGGTCACCGAGTTGATGATGGCCTTGCCCCGATGGACTTCGAGGGAGGCGGCGACCGCCCCGGCGTCGGCGCTATCGATGCAACATGGCTTGTCGACCGCCGATTGGACCGTCCGGACCAGCCAGGACAGGGCTTCCTTCTCCTCGCCGACGAGGGTCCCGGCGTTGACGTCGATGTAGTCGGCCCCAGCCGCCGCCTGCCGGCGGGCCAGGTCCTGGATAGCCGCCGCGTCGCGGCTCTTGACGGCCTCCCCGACGGCCTTGCGGCTGGTGTTGATGAGTTCCCCGACGATGACCACTTGGATCAGCTCCTCACAGATCAGCTGCCGAGCAACTTCTTGGCCACGTTGACGGCGGCTACGGCGTCCTCGGCGTAGGCGTCGGCGCCGATCTTCTTGGCCCAATCGCCGGTCACCGGGGCCCCGCCGACGATCACCTTCAGCCCGCCGCGGGCGCCGGCCGCGGCCAGGGCCTCGATGGTCTGCTGTTGCTTGGGCATGGTCGTGGTGAGGAGGGCCGACATGCCGACGAAGTCCGGCTTGAGCTCCTTGCTCTTGGCGACGAAAGCGTCCACCGGGACATTGGCCCCCAGGTCGGTGACGGTGAAGCCGGCCGCCTGCAAGAGAGCGCCGACGATGTTCTTGCCGATGGTGTGGATGTCGCCCTCGACCGTTCCGAGGAGGACATGACCCAGGGTCTTTCGGGCCTCGTGCTTTGCCCTCAACAGCGGGTCGATGACGGCCATCGCCGTCTGCATGGCCTCAGCCGAGGCGACCAGCTCCGGCAGGAAGTAGTCACCGCGGGCGAAGCGGCTCCCCGCCTCCTCGATTCCCGGGACGAGTCCCTTCTCCACGATCTCCAGGGGCTCGGCCCCTTCCTTCAGGGCTTCCTTGACGGCGGCATCGGCGTCCTCGATCAGGCCCTCGATGACGATGGCGGTGATCCGGTCGAGGCAAGCTGGCTTGTCGGTCATTGGGCAGGCGCCTCCTTCTATCTATCGGTGTGATCGCGCGTCATGTCGCGCGCTCGGGGCGGGTAAGCCCTGGGGGCCTAGTCGCTCAGGCCGGCGTCGGCCTTGCGGATGATTTCCTCCAGTTCCCGCTGGGCCTCGGGGGCGAGCGGCTGGGTCTCGTATTCACGGATCGTCTTCTGGGCGATCTCGGTGGCCTTCTCAAAGGCCCCGGCCCGACCGGAAGTCTCCCACACTTGGAGCGGGCTACGGTCGACGATGGTCGGCCGCCAGATCTCCCGCATGTGGGCCCGGGTGTGCTTGTGGGAGAGGTAGTTGCCGCCGATGCCGACTTCCTTGATGACGTCGACGGCGAGGGTCTCGCGGTCGACCGGGATGCCTTGGGAGAAACGCCGGGCGATCTCGTAGATCTCGGCGTCCATGATGATCTCTTGGAAGGACATGATCTTCGAGCCATTGAGCATGCCCGCGCCGGTCATCATGGCCACGGTGGTGAAGACCGAGGCGACGGTGGAGAAGACGTTGTCGACGGCGGCCTGCCAATCGGGCATCTTGGCTCCGGTGGCCATGGTCCCCATCGACAGCGGGATGCCGTAGTGGGCGCAGATCTCCTGGAAGCCGGCGGCCAGGAGGTAGTCCTCCGGCCCGCCGCCGGTGTAGCTCCCAAGGCGGAGGTCGATGGCGGTGGGCGCGGCGGCGAAGAAGAAGGGCGAGCCGGGATGGGCCGTCTGCATCAAGACCAGCGGGGCCAAGGCGTCAACCGTCGTCACCACCAGGTTGCCGGCCAGGGTCGCCGGGGCGGTGGCACAGGACATCGGCATCGGCATGAAGCCGGTCGGCAGTCCGTGCTCGGCGGCCACCAGTGAGGCTTCCAGGCTGCCGCCGTCTTGGCCGAGCGGGTCCATGGCGCACTGCATGACCGACAGGACGGGGCGCTTGCGGAGCTCCTCGTAGCCGCCGGCGACGACGGCCGCCATCTCCACGGAATACCTGGCGACCTCCTCGTCGATGATCGTCTCCGGCTGGACGTGCTTGGCCGTGCCGGCGAAGGCCGCCTGCAGCTCGTGAAGGGGACGGGTCTTGGCCGGGACGTCCTGAGCGCTGACCATCGGTCCCCAGTAGAAGGCGATGGCCGGCAGGGAGTCAGCCAATCGCGCCGAGTCTTCGATGTCTTTCTTGGTCGATAGCCGGCGGGTGCCGGTCCACAGATCATAGGTCTCGATGCCGCAGCCGTCGGTCGACAGGTAACAGTGCTTGCCGTCGAGGTCGAGGTTGTTATCCGGGTCGCGGGCGCCCAGGACGTACCGTTTCGGGGCCGTCTCAAGGGCTTTCTCGACCAGGCCGCGGGGCAGCTTGACGTGCATCTTCTCGCGGTTCACGGTGGCCCCCGCGCCGGCCAGGATGTCCAGGGCCTTGTGGGATGGCATCGAGACGCCGACCTCTTCCATGACCTCGAGCGCGGCCTGGTGGAAAGCCTCGAGTTCTTCCCTGGTGAACAGTTTGACCTGTAGCTTTGGCTCAATGGGCAGGATCCTCTGGCGGGCCATTGGTCATCTCCTCCTCTGCTCCGAATGGGGCGGCGAAGGCCCCGCGCCGGCCGCGCGCCTCGACGGGGGGGCGGTGGGGCCGGCCCTGACGCTGAATTTGTCTACGTTGTTGATTGGAGCAAGAAATGTGCCACCACCGGGATGGGCCCGTCCCTCGCCGTCTGAAGCAGACTGCAGCTAAATGGGGGGGCTGAACGGCGATCCGGCGTGGAAAGAGTGACGGAAATCCGGCAAGATGGGCCGAAAGGTGCCCAAAACTCGGCGAACGAGAAGCGCGGAGTCGGGCCCGGATGACGGGAAATCGTCAATGGTCTTTTCTGTGTGGCCGGCTTGGAATCCTCTCGGCCGATACCCGTCAGGCCGGCCCCGGGCCGGATCGGCCGAGGGGACGTAGGCCACCACGGCGAGGACGGCGACCAGGGTGACGATGATGATGGGCGGATCCCCGGCCCCACCTGAGCTGGAAGGAAGTCCCTAAAGCCGAGGGCCGCGGGTCGATTGACAGCCACCCGAGGGGTGGGTATAATGAGCTTAGACCCGAACAGGTGTTCGGGACAGATTTATACTCGGGGTGGGGGTCATGCGTCGAATCGCTTTTATCGAGGTTCGTGGACTCTTGTGCGGGGCTCTGGCCGAGGGGCTCATTGAAGCGAGGGGTCAGGACGGTGATGACCGGCCGGCGGCCGGGGCGAAGGTGGTCATCAAAGACGGCCGGGTCCTTGACTTCTCGGCCGAGGCCGGGGCCGCCGGAGTCCTGGTCGGCGTCCGCGAACGCCATGCTAAGCAGGCCTGCCACTGGGCCAAATTGGTCGACTATGACGAGGCTGCCTACCGCCCCGTGGTCAGCTCGTTCTTCGACCTCCTTATAAACCTCTCGCCGGTCATCGAACCGGTTTCGGAAACCCAGGCTTTCGTCGATTTGACCGGTCTCCGGGCGGAAGGCGAGGCCCTAGCCGCCCTGGTCGGCTCGGCCGTCCCGAGGATGGCCTTCAAGCTTTGGATCGGAATAGCTTCCTCCAAGCTCGTGGCCAAGGCCGCCGTGCTCGGCTCCCAGGGAGCCTATACGCCGGCCCGACTGACCCAGGTGACGACCATGCCAGGCGCGGAGATCATCGAGGTTCTCAGGGGCGGCGAGGCCGACTACCTGGCGCCGCTGCCGCCCGATCGGCTCTGGCGGCTCGATGAAGCCACCGTCTCGAAGCTCGAAGGGCTGGGGATCACGACCATCGGGCAGCTGGCCCACCT of the Bacillota bacterium genome contains:
- a CDS encoding cobalamin-dependent protein (Presence of a B(12) (cobalamin)-binding domain implies dependence on cobalamin itself, in one of its several forms, or in some unusual lineages, dependence on a cobalamin-like analog.), producing the protein MTDKPACLDRITAIVIEGLIEDADAAVKEALKEGAEPLEIVEKGLVPGIEEAGSRFARGDYFLPELVASAEAMQTAMAVIDPLLRAKHEARKTLGHVLLGTVEGDIHTIGKNIVGALLQAAGFTVTDLGANVPVDAFVAKSKELKPDFVGMSALLTTTMPKQQQTIEALAAAGARGGLKVIVGGAPVTGDWAKKIGADAYAEDAVAAVNVAKKLLGS
- a CDS encoding trimethylamine methyltransferase family protein → MARQRILPIEPKLQVKLFTREELEAFHQAALEVMEEVGVSMPSHKALDILAGAGATVNREKMHVKLPRGLVEKALETAPKRYVLGARDPDNNLDLDGKHCYLSTDGCGIETYDLWTGTRRLSTKKDIEDSARLADSLPAIAFYWGPMVSAQDVPAKTRPLHELQAAFAGTAKHVQPETIIDEEVARYSVEMAAVVAGGYEELRKRPVLSVMQCAMDPLGQDGGSLEASLVAAEHGLPTGFMPMPMSCATAPATLAGNLVVTTVDALAPLVLMQTAHPGSPFFFAAAPTAIDLRLGSYTGGGPEDYLLAAGFQEICAHYGIPLSMGTMATGAKMPDWQAAVDNVFSTVASVFTTVAMMTGAGMLNGSKIMSFQEIIMDAEIYEIARRFSQGIPVDRETLAVDVIKEVGIGGNYLSHKHTRAHMREIWRPTIVDRSPLQVWETSGRAGAFEKATEIAQKTIREYETQPLAPEAQRELEEIIRKADAGLSD
- a CDS encoding methyltetrahydrofolate cobalamin methyltransferase, which produces MVIVGELINTSRKAVGEAVKSRDAAAIQDLARRQAAAGADYIDVNAGTLVGEEKEALSWLVRTVQSAVDKPCCIDSADAGAVAASLEVHRGKAIINSVTMEKNRFAAMSLLPAKYGARIIGLCMDDKGIPVDAGYRFEVANQLVEELTSTGVARDDIFLDPLVQPISTGTDNGLVVLDTIRAIRDQLPGVHVICGLSNVSYGLPNRKLLNTAFLVLAMAAGLDGAILNPLDAEQMAYLTATRSLLGQDRFCRAYLTAHRQGRLGGDAAKGSK